Proteins co-encoded in one Ooceraea biroi isolate clonal line C1 chromosome 9, Obir_v5.4, whole genome shotgun sequence genomic window:
- the LOC105284694 gene encoding 28S ribosomal protein S27, mitochondrial — protein MLKILRLSHRLCQVCHGSRSAVQRRLFLSEAYRCEDAWNRRLETPLLQNLDQMKIFIELEQRYNDVGKASAVDIDIFVNSITDNTYLNEVLKLLYNLRHSPETTNTLKSTHHAVIRYLLQHDCIEELHEVLDDRLNYGIFPDNFDSNLLMDYFIKKQDYASAAKIATLTMLQEDATHPITNALCVYACHKYLENPDDWKKPEEPVDTSKEEKKIRVKYLRNPFFDDHFDLTDPRDRVGKTLSFQGKHRKDALGRTCQLRGLILYKKYEDVTKLVADWLEKMQDNIVYEEVFELISKDNSGLQDQDSEKYQPVAAQLAALKERPNLKDSLIQAMEDVITSTVNEHVEKDISEQHQKYLDWVSVRTSVLEEQKQEVNREKRITVIKKMKNELQRREQLLTFFDKEEQIELRIEKMQERERKEQERVRAIPKSAPKLRAIAAARTKISSDVKSK, from the exons ATGTTGAAGATTCTCAGATTAAGTCACAGGCTCTGCCAGGTGTGTCATGGGTCAAGGAGCGCGGTGCAGCGACGGCTGTTCCTGTCGGAGGCGTATCGCTGCGAGGACGCGTGGAATCGCCGACTGGAAACGCCACTGTTGCAAAACCTCGATCAGATGAAAATATTCATCGAGCTGGAGCAACGGTACAACGACGTCGGCAAGGCGAGCGccgtcgacatcgacatcTTCGTCAACAGCATCACCGACAACACATACCTCAACGAGGTACTGAAGCTCCTGTACAACCTTCGGCACTCCCCGGAGACGACGAACACGCTCAAGTCTACTCATCACGCCGTAATACGCTACCTGCTGCAGCACGATTGCATCGAAGAGCTGCACGAGGTACTCGACGACCGGCTCAACTACGGCATCTTCCCGGATAATTTTGACAGCAACCTGCTGATGGATTATTTCATCAAGAAGCAGGATTATGCCTCTGCTGCAAAGATTGCAACCTTGACCATGTTGCAAGAGGATGCGACGCATCCCATCACGAACGCCTtgtgcgtgtatgcgtgtCACAAGTACCTGGAGAACCCCGACGACTGGAAGAAGCCCGAAGAACCAGTAGACACATccaaggaagagaaaaagatacgTGTGAAGTATCTAAGGAATCCATTTTTCGACGATCACTTTGACCTGACTGATCCGCGGGATCGTGTTGGCAAGACTCTGAGTTTCCAGGGAAAACACCGGAAGGATGCTCTGGGCAGAACTTGTCAGTTGAGAGGTTTGATATTGTACAAAAAGTATGAAGACGTGACGAAATTAGTTGCGGACTGGTTGGAGAAGATGCAAGACAACATTGTTTACGAAGAAGTATTTGAATTGATATCGAAAGACAATAGCGGGCTTCAAGATCAGGATTCTGAGAAGTATCAACCTGTTGCGGCTCAGTTAGCTGCGCTGAAAGAAAGGCCAAACCTGAAAGACAGTTTGATTCAAGCAATGGAGGACGTTATCACATCCACTGTGAACGAACATGTCGAAAAAGATATCTCCGAACAACATCAg aaatatttggATTGGGTGAGTGTAAGAACTTCAGTACTGGAAGAGCAAAAGCAAGAGGTAAACAGAGAAAAGAGGATAACCGTCATCAAGAAGATGAAGAATGAATTGCAGAGAAGAGAACAGCTTTTGACGTTCTTCGATAAGGAAGAGCAAATTGAATTGCGAATCGAGAAGATGCAGGAGAGGGAACGCAAGGAGCAGGAACGCGTCCGCGCGATTCCGAAGAGCGCACCGAAATTGAGGGCGATAGCTGCCGCAAGGACTAAGATATCATCGGATGTTAAGAGCAAATAG
- the LOC105284693 gene encoding coiled-coil domain-containing protein 22 homolog: MEEIDNIIIHSLRQIGCDIDESVTNLSGFNTELVVEATVRCLETIRPGLGLSTVLPVNMAARFRLGATLAQTCTELGYRGDIGYQTFLYNSEADLRRVFMFLIEKLPKESEKTVNESVSKVALLEKSVASAISHALSIPWLPHYCHKRGVRNRGRASTPYASVNIEVPVANAGDDHKDYYTRYLQPVPHQMQNISCFLPSLISYNARTLGTPSMDLVERVNWLNSQQQQSEKAYSNAHNIVNEFNKFSSENKARSATESQMKSESTTHSVLPNQETLKTEARQEIELENMRKECEDLRIDMDELQNEIKKLISRLAQATVAAQNDEKELRISEEQKKLKARAFELLQDGPENVKKLESAIEASTNKLISLANQWEKHRVPLIMKYRQEREKYSTKANASQKKLDEIKLLKEKERELQEECRIKDQQYSQLIAEVQKLPKEVNRSAYTQRILEIINNVRKQRDEISKVLADTREIQKEINTLTGRLERSFTVVDELIFRDARTNEASRKAYKFLATLHSDCSELVNLVEETGATIREIRDLEEQIDSESAKNVGANLERITADLKQMKQESAALTAQLQNKAS, from the exons ATGGAGGAGATcgacaatataataattcactCGTTGCGACAAATAGGCTG TGACATCGACGAGAGCGTGACGAATCTAAGTGGCTTCAACACCGAGCTAGTCGTTGAGGCAACAGTAAGATGCCTGGAAACAATACGACCAGGTCTGGGATTATCCACCGTATTACCCGTGAACATGGCAGCACGCTTTCGACTGGGTGCTACTCTTGCACAAACGTGCACG GAACTCGGATACCGAGGTGACATTGGTTACCAAACGTTTTTGTACAATTCAGAGGCAGATCTGAGGCGAGTGTTCATGTTTCTCATTGAAAAACTGCCAAAGGAGAGCGAGAAGACCGTGAACGAGTCTGTCAGTAAGGTTGCGCTGTTGGAGAAGTCGGTGGCGTCAGCGATATCGCACGCACTGTCGATACCATGGCTGCCGCACTATTGTCACAAGAGGGGAGTCAGGAACCGCGGGAGAGCGAGCACCCCTTACGCGTCTGTAAATATCGAAGTACCGGTAGCGAATGCGGGGGATG ATCACAAAGACTACTACACGCGCTATTTACAACCAGTGCCTCATCAAATGCAGAATATCTCGTGTTTTTTACCTTCCCTGATATCGTACAACGCGAGAACGCTCGGTACTCCTTCAATGGACCTCGTGGAGCGCGTAAATTGGCTCAATAGCCAGCAGCAGCAATCGGAGAAAGCTTACTCCAATGCGCATAATATTGTCAACGAGTTTAACAAGTTCTCGTCGGAGAACAAGGCGCGAAGTGCAACA GAATCTCAGATGAAGTCAGAATCCACGACGCATTCAGTGCTTCCAAATCAAGAGACGTTAAAAACAGAAGCGAGACAAGAGATTGAGCTGGAAAACATGAGGAAGGAGTGCGAGGATCTCAGAATAGACATGGACGAGTTGCAAAATGAGATAAAGAAGTTAATTAGCAGATTAGCGCAGGCGACAGTCGCCGCTCAAAACGACGAGAAGGAACTGAGGATCAGCGAGGAACAGAAGAAACTCAAGGCGAGGGCGTTCGAGCTGCTCCAAGATGGGCCGGAGAATGTGAAGAAGCTGGAGTCGGCGATCGAGGctagcacaaataaattgatcagCCTGGCGAATCAATGGGAGAAGCACAGAGTGCCTCTGATTATGAAATACAgacaggagagagagaaatattccACGAAAGCT AATGCAAGCCAGAAGAAGCTAGACGAGATAAAATTGttgaaagaaaaggagagggaACTTCAAGAAGAGTGTAGGATTAAGGATCAACAATATTCGCAATTGATCGCAGAGGTGCAGAAGCTTCCGAAAGAGGTGAACCGGTCCGCGTACACTCAACGAATCctagaaataataaacaacGTTCGAAAACAGAGAGACGAGATAAGCAAAGTTCTGGCCGATACCCGCGAGATTCAGAAAGAGATTAACACGCTCACCGGCAGGCTGGAGAGATCATTCACTGTCGTGGACGAGCTGATATTTCGCGACGCGAGAACGAACGAGGCTTCGAGAAAAGCGTACAAGTTCCTGGCGACGTTGCATTCGGACTGCAGCGAGCTCGTGAATCTCGTGGAGGAGACCGGAGCGACGATACGAGAAATCCGGGACTTGGAAGAACAG ATCGACTCCGAATCCGCCAAGAACGTGGGCGCCAATCTGGAGAGGATAACTGCCGATTTGAAACAGATGAAGCAGGAGAGCGCCGCGTTAACGGCGCAGTTGCAGAACAAAGCCTCGTGA